The Sedimentisphaera salicampi genome includes a region encoding these proteins:
- a CDS encoding LptF/LptG family permease, producing MKTIDKYISRNFFAGYIISAAVLVGLRMLIDLFVNFDEFAETEGLLPMLNNIFTFYAVQSAVYFRDFAGVIAVFAAAFTLGRMTRDNELVAIMASGISLKRVIAPILAAAALMTGLLIIDQEIIIPGYANLIVRSHDSINQASEMSVECLTDSSGNIIYAGSFSEADKNMKDLTVVLSDEDGTRNTAEGWIKADMAVYKGKGEWKLYSKAGKDKENKPLYKAGTEIELFSKQSGSRLDTTKKMVYSYNTDLTPETIPVRNKQKNIDLLSSAQLARLAESGARVRDRARLYVQRYSRFTDPIINFVMLMVALPVLVCRDKKQMKFAALKSFSITAACFIFTFACKIVATEPIMGKIMPDFWAALPVIVFMPIAVVEMSSIKT from the coding sequence ATGAAAACAATCGATAAATACATATCCCGCAATTTTTTCGCCGGATACATCATCTCTGCGGCTGTCCTTGTAGGCCTCAGGATGCTGATAGACCTTTTTGTAAACTTCGATGAGTTTGCAGAAACCGAAGGTCTCCTGCCCATGCTCAATAATATATTCACCTTCTACGCAGTTCAAAGCGCCGTTTATTTCCGTGATTTTGCGGGAGTGATAGCGGTTTTCGCTGCCGCCTTTACCCTTGGGCGAATGACAAGAGACAATGAGCTTGTGGCTATAATGGCCTCGGGGATAAGCCTAAAACGAGTTATAGCTCCAATCCTTGCCGCCGCTGCCCTCATGACAGGGCTTTTGATAATCGACCAAGAGATAATCATTCCGGGCTATGCCAATCTGATTGTCCGCTCTCACGACAGCATAAATCAAGCCAGCGAGATGAGCGTTGAATGCCTTACAGACAGCTCGGGGAATATTATTTATGCTGGCAGTTTTTCAGAGGCAGATAAGAATATGAAAGATCTTACTGTAGTATTAAGCGACGAGGATGGCACCAGAAACACAGCAGAGGGCTGGATTAAGGCTGATATGGCTGTTTATAAGGGCAAAGGCGAATGGAAGCTTTACTCTAAGGCAGGCAAAGACAAAGAAAATAAGCCTCTGTACAAGGCCGGAACTGAAATCGAGCTCTTCAGCAAGCAGTCCGGCAGCAGGCTTGATACCACAAAGAAAATGGTTTACAGCTACAATACCGACCTAACCCCGGAAACCATACCCGTGCGGAACAAGCAGAAGAATATAGACCTGCTCAGCTCTGCTCAGCTTGCAAGGCTTGCTGAGAGCGGAGCGAGGGTGCGCGACAGAGCGAGGCTATATGTGCAGAGGTATTCAAGGTTTACCGACCCGATTATCAATTTCGTGATGCTGATGGTCGCCCTGCCTGTGCTTGTTTGCAGAGACAAGAAGCAGATGAAATTTGCTGCACTAAAGAGCTTCAGCATAACCGCAGCTTGCTTTATATTCACCTTCGCTTGCAAGATAGTGGCAACAGAGCCGATTATGGGAAAAATAATGCCTGATTTCTGGGCAGCGCTTCCCGTGATTGTGTTTATGCCCATAGCTGTGGTAGAGATGAGCTCAATAAAAACGTAG
- a CDS encoding M48 family metallopeptidase produces MDFTANLEGIEIRVVTSPRAKHLRLTVSQNGARLSVPRGVSSRRAIEFLKTKRDWLRKSFAKVEKRKENLNSRLKEMPRLDLYQQQEEIFRKAQRLADRFGFDYSKITFRCQKTRWGSCSSKNNISLNINMVLLPEYLQDYLILHELAHTKVKSHCKKFWHLLDDCCGQRSAKALDKELNSYSILFTPEQIWQLHEDRAQPNISQETE; encoded by the coding sequence ATGGACTTCACAGCAAACCTTGAAGGGATTGAGATAAGGGTGGTAACATCCCCGCGTGCCAAGCATCTCCGGCTCACTGTTTCGCAGAACGGGGCGAGGCTCAGTGTGCCTCGAGGCGTTTCCAGCCGGCGGGCGATTGAATTTCTCAAAACAAAACGGGACTGGCTCCGAAAATCGTTTGCGAAAGTAGAAAAACGCAAGGAGAACCTCAATTCTCGTTTGAAAGAGATGCCGAGGCTCGATCTGTATCAGCAGCAGGAGGAGATCTTCCGCAAAGCACAGCGGCTCGCAGACCGATTTGGGTTTGATTACAGCAAAATCACATTCCGCTGCCAGAAAACAAGGTGGGGAAGCTGCTCATCGAAAAACAATATCAGCCTGAATATCAATATGGTTCTTCTGCCTGAATACCTGCAGGATTATCTTATCCTCCACGAACTCGCCCATACAAAGGTTAAATCGCACTGCAAGAAATTCTGGCATCTATTGGATGACTGCTGCGGGCAGCGATCTGCAAAGGCCCTCGACAAGGAGCTCAATTCATACTCTATCCTATTCACCCCCGAACAGATATGGCAGCTCCACGAGGACAGAGCTCAGCCGAACATTTCTCAAGAAACTGAGTAA
- a CDS encoding beta-hydroxyacyl-ACP dehydratase, translating into MKFSLIDKITDIDSGRRLEAVKNVALAEEYLQDHFPAFPVLPGVFLLQGMIESASWLVREYQGFTNSMVLLKKARNVKYKSFAAPGSTIRYSVEVKSLEDKTSSFKASGVAGDEAVVEARIDLKHFNLADDNPEMGCADKEVIDNLKKRWQLLTQ; encoded by the coding sequence ATGAAGTTTTCGTTAATAGATAAAATAACAGATATAGATTCAGGCCGGCGTCTGGAAGCGGTGAAGAACGTAGCTCTTGCAGAGGAATACCTCCAAGACCACTTCCCTGCATTTCCCGTACTCCCCGGCGTGTTTCTTCTGCAGGGTATGATTGAATCTGCCTCGTGGCTTGTGAGGGAATATCAGGGCTTCACCAACAGCATGGTATTGCTAAAGAAGGCCAGAAACGTAAAATACAAATCCTTTGCGGCTCCCGGGAGCACGATAAGATACAGCGTTGAGGTTAAGAGCCTGGAAGATAAGACCAGCAGCTTCAAGGCTTCCGGCGTGGCTGGGGACGAGGCGGTGGTTGAGGCAAGGATAGACCTCAAGCACTTCAACCTTGCTGATGATAATCCCGAGATGGGGTGTGCGGATAAGGAAGTAATCGATAATTTGAAGAAAAGATGGCAGCTGCTTACGCAGTAA
- a CDS encoding acyl carrier protein gives MAMSRDEIFEKVQEVLADALGLDDDEVTPEATLMGDLGAESIDFLDITFNLEKAFDIKIPREELFPADSIMENGEYVQDGKLTEAGLAELKDKMPHTDFSEFEADPDINKLPDLFTVESIVKFVETKVS, from the coding sequence ATGGCGATGAGTCGTGATGAAATTTTTGAGAAGGTGCAGGAAGTTCTCGCTGATGCACTCGGGCTCGATGACGATGAGGTAACACCTGAAGCTACTCTAATGGGAGACCTCGGAGCTGAGAGCATCGATTTTCTCGATATTACGTTCAATCTTGAGAAGGCTTTTGATATAAAGATTCCGAGGGAAGAGCTTTTTCCTGCCGATTCAATCATGGAAAACGGCGAGTATGTGCAGGACGGCAAACTGACAGAAGCCGGCCTCGCTGAGCTCAAGGACAAAATGCCGCATACTGATTTTAGTGAGTTTGAGGCAGATCCCGATATCAACAAGCTTCCGGATCTTTTCACCGTTGAATCAATTGTGAAATTCGTAGAAACCAAAGTAAGCTAA
- a CDS encoding bifunctional chorismate-binding protein/class IV aminotransferase, giving the protein MDNFTVITKLPGRLVKFSSPEEVIDLSSENFAEAFNFAQEYAEKGGYVVSVLNYRLGEYLVNQAGGTNLGTLLFYKSYSRPQIRPCNDFAVTGIRLSQSRSEYFNAIAEIKSELEAGRTYQVNYTTSVEFNFFGCPLAFFIHSLKTQPTAYNTIIKLQDKHIISATPELFFCAEGRSIYSRPMKGTCRLDQGEDFLKNDEKNIAENVMIVDLLRNDLNRICDNVHVPELLEVEEYKSLYQMTSKICGTLREKSFRKIIEALFPCGSITGAPKKSTMEIIRRVESFERGLYTGSIGLNSKDRMLHAIAIRTVELENGKGRMGAGSGITVCSEPAEEYEETLLKAKFIETKSEFCVFESILWDSKKREFARLNEHLERIAESLGFFKIPCSREALREKLISEAPGPSCDKRVRLSVNSIGEIAVQVFPFIPWQQGRIGLREVRERPKAFTLHKTSRRLNLDLKNFSEHILHTRAGELLEGSISNLFLRFGEEYFTPPVESGLLPGVERQVYIKQRNAKEKRLYLQDLLKADAAVFTNSVRGRIELKIPDAIQPRSSALPASLRGSGL; this is encoded by the coding sequence GTGGATAACTTTACCGTAATTACAAAACTCCCGGGAAGGCTGGTCAAATTCAGCTCGCCGGAGGAAGTGATAGATTTGAGCTCTGAGAATTTCGCAGAGGCCTTTAATTTTGCGCAGGAATATGCGGAAAAAGGCGGGTATGTGGTTTCGGTTTTGAATTACCGGCTCGGAGAATATTTAGTTAATCAGGCGGGAGGTACGAACCTCGGCACCCTGCTTTTCTACAAATCATACTCAAGGCCTCAAATAAGGCCCTGCAATGATTTTGCTGTTACGGGGATCAGGCTTTCCCAGTCTCGAAGTGAGTATTTCAATGCCATTGCGGAGATTAAATCCGAGCTTGAGGCGGGAAGAACTTATCAGGTGAACTACACAACGAGCGTTGAGTTCAATTTCTTCGGCTGCCCGCTCGCCTTCTTCATTCATTCACTGAAAACCCAGCCAACAGCCTACAACACCATCATAAAACTGCAAGACAAACACATCATCTCGGCAACGCCTGAGCTTTTCTTCTGTGCAGAAGGCCGCAGTATATACTCAAGGCCGATGAAAGGTACTTGCAGGCTTGACCAGGGCGAAGATTTCCTCAAGAATGATGAGAAAAATATTGCCGAGAACGTTATGATTGTTGATCTGCTCCGCAACGACCTCAACAGGATATGCGATAATGTGCACGTTCCCGAGCTGCTTGAGGTGGAGGAGTATAAATCGCTCTATCAGATGACGTCCAAAATTTGCGGAACACTGCGGGAGAAGTCTTTCCGGAAAATAATCGAGGCGCTTTTCCCGTGCGGATCTATAACAGGAGCCCCTAAAAAAAGCACGATGGAGATTATACGCCGTGTGGAAAGCTTTGAGAGGGGGCTGTACACAGGCTCAATCGGACTCAACAGCAAAGACCGAATGCTCCATGCAATCGCCATACGAACGGTTGAACTGGAAAACGGCAAAGGCCGGATGGGGGCTGGCAGCGGGATAACCGTATGCTCCGAGCCGGCAGAGGAATATGAAGAAACGCTTCTGAAAGCCAAATTTATCGAGACAAAAAGCGAATTCTGCGTATTTGAATCAATCCTCTGGGACAGCAAAAAACGGGAGTTTGCCCGCCTGAATGAACACCTTGAAAGGATTGCAGAATCTCTTGGCTTTTTCAAGATCCCCTGCAGCAGGGAGGCTCTCAGAGAAAAGCTTATCTCAGAAGCACCAGGCCCCTCCTGCGATAAACGCGTGCGGCTTTCGGTTAATTCAATAGGCGAAATTGCTGTGCAGGTTTTCCCGTTTATCCCCTGGCAGCAGGGGCGGATTGGGCTTCGTGAAGTGCGGGAAAGGCCGAAGGCTTTCACTTTGCACAAAACCTCCAGAAGGCTCAATCTCGATTTGAAAAATTTTTCCGAACACATACTCCATACACGAGCCGGCGAGCTTCTGGAGGGCTCGATTTCGAATCTCTTCCTGCGATTTGGAGAGGAATACTTCACGCCTCCCGTTGAGTCCGGACTCCTGCCGGGGGTTGAAAGACAAGTTTATATCAAACAGAGAAATGCGAAGGAAAAAAGGCTTTACCTCCAAGACCTCCTCAAGGCCGATGCGGCGGTGTTTACTAATTCTGTACGCGGTCGGATTGAGCTGAAAATTCCCGATGCAATCCAGCCCCGTTCATCCGCTCTCCCAGCCTCACTGCGAGGAAGTGGGTTGTAA
- a CDS encoding DUF6677 family protein, protein MAQKNSTFTDRIMFAASVALVGWVVPGGGYFLVRQKKKAAAVFVSLTVLFIAGLYIGSIGVVDRVNSIWWYYPQMVFSPVVAFIGNITASGDFPVYGKPAEIGQLYTGLAGLLNLICIFKASAVALHGDGVFDEESSKNRAAGKGKK, encoded by the coding sequence TTGGCTCAGAAAAATTCAACATTCACCGACAGGATTATGTTTGCAGCCTCAGTTGCACTGGTGGGCTGGGTAGTCCCGGGCGGCGGCTATTTTCTGGTAAGACAGAAGAAGAAGGCCGCAGCGGTGTTTGTGAGCCTTACTGTCCTGTTTATTGCAGGCCTTTATATCGGCTCTATCGGCGTTGTTGACAGGGTGAATTCAATATGGTGGTATTATCCGCAGATGGTTTTTTCGCCCGTTGTGGCGTTTATAGGCAATATCACTGCTTCAGGAGACTTCCCTGTTTACGGAAAGCCCGCTGAAATAGGCCAGCTCTATACCGGCCTTGCAGGGCTCTTAAATCTGATATGCATATTCAAGGCCTCAGCTGTTGCCCTGCACGGCGACGGCGTTTTCGATGAAGAAAGCAGTAAAAACAGAGCCGCCGGAAAGGGGAAAAAATGA
- a CDS encoding IS1634 family transposase translates to MFIRVKKSKNSPKRSVQIVASYRNEKNQPRQRIVRHMGTAFTEEDVTRLKDLAEFEKAKLEAEITPALFKPEQLAEAAIEARKKIDDEPINVNLKDIKEQARITTGIHEVFGSIYDELGFNNLFDKRKEAARRNLRHITMARLANPVSKRNSVQDLSKDFGISLSLDSVYRMMDGITDDIINKAQNHAHKAAKGLLGDEISLLFYDCTTLYFESFTEDELKKNGYSKDMKFNQPQVVLGLLSTSEGLPVGYEVFPGNQYEGHTLHTVIPKIKEKYNLKRVIFTADSAMLSKANLDYLEEQKVEYIVAARLKSLTDQWKAKITESVAPLRSFDYGKNRRLIVTYSDKLAKKNKHDRDEAIRKLREKLEKSSNPKSLISNYGYKKFMRVTGEVNCEINEEKYAQAAKFDGLHGVITNVKDMDDSAVVEHYKQLWLIEECFRISKHDLKIRPIYHWTPKRIKAHILICFIALTCARNLAYRVRLRFEAMSVARMVNALNHVQLSILWDKKSECKYVLPSKINEDARKLYKTVNLSADTTPYKM, encoded by the coding sequence ATGTTTATACGAGTAAAAAAATCAAAAAACAGCCCAAAGAGATCTGTTCAGATTGTTGCGAGCTATCGCAACGAGAAGAATCAGCCTCGCCAGCGTATAGTACGTCATATGGGCACTGCCTTCACAGAAGAGGATGTTACCCGTCTCAAAGATCTCGCCGAATTCGAGAAGGCTAAACTTGAGGCGGAGATAACGCCGGCACTTTTCAAGCCTGAGCAGCTTGCAGAGGCTGCTATAGAAGCCCGCAAAAAGATCGATGATGAGCCTATAAACGTAAATCTGAAGGATATTAAGGAGCAGGCACGCATCACCACCGGCATCCATGAGGTGTTCGGAAGCATCTATGACGAGCTCGGATTTAACAATCTTTTTGATAAACGCAAAGAGGCTGCTCGCAGAAACCTTCGCCACATTACCATGGCAAGGCTTGCAAATCCGGTCAGCAAGCGCAACAGTGTTCAGGATCTCTCCAAAGACTTCGGCATCAGCCTCTCTCTTGACAGTGTTTACAGGATGATGGACGGAATAACAGACGATATTATCAACAAGGCTCAAAACCACGCTCACAAGGCTGCTAAAGGTCTTCTTGGAGATGAGATTAGCCTTCTGTTTTACGACTGCACCACCCTGTATTTTGAATCATTTACTGAAGATGAGCTCAAAAAGAACGGCTACAGCAAGGATATGAAGTTCAATCAGCCGCAGGTTGTGCTTGGCCTTCTCTCAACCTCAGAGGGGCTTCCAGTTGGTTATGAGGTGTTCCCCGGCAATCAGTATGAAGGGCATACTCTGCACACTGTTATCCCTAAGATCAAAGAGAAATACAACCTCAAGCGTGTTATATTTACCGCAGACAGTGCGATGCTGAGCAAGGCTAATCTGGATTACCTTGAAGAGCAGAAAGTGGAATATATCGTAGCAGCGAGGCTAAAAAGCCTCACTGATCAATGGAAAGCAAAGATTACAGAATCCGTTGCTCCTCTCAGAAGCTTTGATTACGGCAAGAACAGAAGGCTAATTGTTACCTACAGCGACAAGCTCGCCAAAAAGAATAAACACGACAGGGACGAAGCTATAAGAAAACTTCGTGAGAAGCTTGAAAAGAGCAGTAACCCCAAATCCCTTATAAGCAACTACGGCTACAAGAAATTTATGCGAGTTACCGGCGAGGTAAACTGCGAGATAAATGAAGAGAAATATGCTCAGGCAGCGAAATTTGATGGCCTTCACGGCGTTATAACGAATGTTAAGGATATGGATGATTCGGCAGTAGTAGAGCATTACAAGCAGCTCTGGCTAATTGAGGAGTGCTTCAGGATCAGCAAGCACGACCTGAAGATACGGCCGATATATCACTGGACACCGAAACGAATCAAAGCCCATATACTGATATGCTTTATCGCTCTAACCTGCGCGAGGAATCTGGCATACAGGGTTAGGCTAAGATTCGAGGCGATGTCTGTGGCAAGAATGGTAAATGCGCTAAACCACGTGCAGCTTAGCATCCTCTGGGATAAGAAAAGCGAATGCAAATATGTGCTGCCATCAAAGATTAACGAGGACGCAAGGAAACTCTACAAAACAGTTAATCTGAGCGCAGATACCACACCCTATAAGATGTAA
- a CDS encoding PEP-CTERM sorting domain-containing protein (PEP-CTERM proteins occur, often in large numbers, in the proteomes of bacteria that also encode an exosortase, a predicted intramembrane cysteine proteinase. The presence of a PEP-CTERM domain at a protein's C-terminus predicts cleavage within the sorting domain, followed by covalent anchoring to some some component of the (usually Gram-negative) cell surface. Many PEP-CTERM proteins exhibit an unusual sequence composition that includes large numbers of potential glycosylation sites. Expression of one such protein has been shown restore the ability of a bacterium to form floc, a type of biofilm.), which produces MERKAQEGRLDGYNSIAEEVEANGELARAEAAAQWDIAPSSGKIEFTTSSVYAGWESSGVGLDTCYSAANYDTFSIEAGNSGLSEGASAQIGVRLDITAAASSEALKAETGLTEFNYCLYRRNPEPGYLGYTYGDKLFDAKFKVSSYGFTEQAEVQGTQVLDNYTEYGNGQGSEYETYSFDIILDVIVGEDVELMMGIADSLDGDVYEYESDTYDNGTSQKIGNAQTDYQTAGSTEMQWSFYEAEGSEGIAIDSASGYGTIVPEPASISLFAMLSAGLIRRRSKA; this is translated from the coding sequence ATGGAAAGAAAAGCTCAGGAGGGAAGACTCGACGGGTACAATTCTATAGCCGAGGAGGTAGAAGCAAACGGAGAGCTCGCCCGGGCAGAAGCAGCAGCACAATGGGACATTGCCCCTAGTTCGGGGAAAATTGAATTTACCACATCCAGCGTTTATGCCGGCTGGGAAAGCAGCGGAGTTGGCCTTGATACCTGCTACAGCGCTGCCAACTACGATACATTCAGTATTGAGGCTGGAAACAGCGGCCTTTCTGAAGGCGCATCAGCGCAGATCGGTGTGAGACTGGATATCACTGCCGCTGCGTCTTCAGAAGCCCTCAAAGCCGAAACCGGCCTCACAGAATTCAACTACTGCCTTTACCGCAGAAATCCTGAACCCGGATATCTCGGCTATACCTATGGAGATAAGCTTTTCGATGCGAAGTTTAAGGTTAGCTCTTACGGATTCACCGAACAGGCGGAAGTACAGGGAACTCAGGTACTGGATAACTACACTGAGTACGGAAACGGCCAGGGCAGCGAATATGAAACTTATTCTTTCGATATCATACTTGATGTGATTGTAGGAGAGGATGTTGAGCTGATGATGGGAATCGCTGACTCATTGGATGGTGATGTGTATGAGTATGAATCGGACACGTATGATAACGGGACGAGCCAGAAGATAGGCAATGCGCAAACAGATTACCAAACCGCCGGCAGCACTGAGATGCAGTGGAGCTTTTACGAGGCTGAAGGCTCGGAGGGGATTGCCATTGATTCTGCAAGCGGATATGGCACTATAGTTCCCGAGCCAGCCTCAATCAGCCTGTTTGCCATGCTTTCAGCGGGGCTTATCCGAAGGAGAAGCAAGGCCTGA
- a CDS encoding UDP-glucose dehydrogenase family protein, protein MKISVVGVGYVGLVAAACLAEGGNNVICVDKDGNKIEGLKKGIIPIYEPGLEELVERNSEAGRLEFTTDIAYGVQNSGVTFIGVGTPSSPDGSADISAVKAVSEAIAKYMTGRHVIVTKSTVPVGTHKVVSDIIKENTNHPFDYVSNPEFLKEGSAVQDFLKPDRVIIGTTKTEIFELMTNIYAPFMRKSSRMIFVDPASAEMAKYAANAMLATRITFMNELSGLCEQFGADIEKVRIGIGSDSRIGKEFLFAGLGYGGSCFPKDVKALAYMGDEQGIEMTIAKSVQAANYRQQDRFAERIIKYCRENGLSQISAWGLAFKAKTDDIRESPAIRSLKKITEAGLKVKAFDPEAMENAARELGEAVEMCEDVYQTLEGSDVMAVLTDWQEFRSPDFDTIREKLSRPVIFDGRNLYSPDFVAGCGIEYHSIGR, encoded by the coding sequence GTGAAGATATCAGTTGTCGGTGTCGGATACGTAGGGCTTGTAGCGGCGGCCTGCCTTGCAGAAGGCGGGAACAACGTTATATGCGTTGATAAAGACGGAAACAAGATCGAGGGGCTAAAGAAGGGCATTATCCCGATATACGAGCCCGGCCTCGAGGAGCTTGTAGAGCGGAACAGCGAAGCCGGCAGGCTCGAATTCACCACGGACATCGCCTACGGCGTGCAGAATTCCGGCGTAACGTTTATCGGCGTTGGAACTCCGAGCAGCCCGGACGGCTCGGCGGATATATCTGCGGTGAAGGCGGTATCGGAGGCTATCGCAAAGTATATGACAGGCCGGCATGTAATCGTTACCAAGAGCACCGTGCCTGTGGGCACGCATAAGGTGGTTTCGGATATCATCAAGGAAAACACCAACCACCCCTTCGATTACGTAAGCAATCCGGAATTCCTGAAGGAAGGCTCCGCTGTGCAGGATTTCCTCAAGCCGGACAGGGTAATCATAGGGACAACCAAAACTGAAATCTTCGAGCTTATGACGAATATCTACGCCCCGTTTATGCGTAAATCCAGCAGGATGATCTTTGTGGATCCGGCCAGCGCGGAGATGGCCAAATACGCCGCTAACGCAATGCTCGCCACGAGAATTACCTTTATGAACGAGCTTTCCGGCCTGTGTGAGCAGTTTGGAGCGGATATCGAGAAGGTGCGGATCGGCATCGGCTCGGATTCAAGGATCGGCAAGGAATTCCTCTTTGCAGGTCTCGGCTACGGCGGGAGCTGCTTCCCGAAAGACGTGAAGGCTCTTGCGTATATGGGGGATGAGCAGGGCATTGAGATGACTATCGCCAAATCTGTGCAGGCTGCAAACTACCGCCAGCAGGACAGATTCGCTGAGAGGATAATCAAATACTGCAGAGAAAACGGTCTCAGCCAGATATCCGCTTGGGGGCTCGCTTTCAAGGCCAAAACAGACGATATCAGAGAATCGCCGGCAATCAGAAGCCTGAAGAAAATCACCGAGGCAGGGCTGAAAGTGAAGGCGTTTGACCCGGAGGCAATGGAAAATGCCGCAAGAGAGCTTGGTGAAGCGGTTGAAATGTGCGAGGATGTATACCAGACGCTCGAGGGATCGGATGTGATGGCAGTGCTTACCGACTGGCAGGAATTCAGATCGCCGGACTTTGATACGATTAGAGAAAAGCTTTCAAGGCCTGTAATCTTCGACGGCCGAAACCTCTACAGCCCGGACTTCGTCGCCGGCTGCGGCATCGAATACCACAGCATCGGACGATAG
- a CDS encoding RNA polymerase sigma factor, translating into MNAGDINKENLIAGCKKGDQDAYRQLVDMYSDKIYGYFAACTRNPEAAEELLSEFYLKLLKSIKSYKNGSFEAWIFKIAGSVYYDYLRKIIRERENYSRYCEEKEYLDRRQDSAEPETDVDKAVSELDEDSRNLVMLRYYSDMSFKEIAEATGRPVGTVLTKIHRALKKMKTVIENESR; encoded by the coding sequence GTGAACGCCGGAGATATCAACAAAGAAAATCTAATAGCTGGCTGCAAAAAAGGTGATCAAGATGCTTACCGGCAGCTTGTTGATATGTATTCCGACAAAATATATGGGTACTTTGCGGCCTGTACAAGAAATCCCGAGGCGGCAGAAGAGCTTTTGAGCGAGTTTTACCTTAAACTGCTTAAAAGCATCAAAAGCTATAAAAACGGCTCCTTTGAAGCGTGGATTTTTAAGATTGCCGGCAGCGTTTACTACGATTATTTAAGAAAAATCATCAGAGAAAGAGAGAACTACAGCAGGTATTGCGAAGAAAAAGAATACTTAGACCGCCGGCAGGATTCAGCCGAGCCGGAGACGGATGTAGATAAGGCGGTCTCGGAGCTTGATGAAGACAGCAGAAACCTTGTAATGCTCAGGTATTATTCGGATATGAGCTTCAAGGAGATAGCAGAGGCAACAGGCAGACCTGTGGGAACAGTTCTCACGAAAATCCACAGAGCACTTAAGAAAATGAAGACGGTGATAGAAAATGAAAGCAGATAA